One window of Desulfomicrobium apsheronum genomic DNA carries:
- a CDS encoding acetate kinase, whose amino-acid sequence MKIFVVNSGSSSLKYQLLDMDNGAVMTTGLVERIGDTMGKVSQKSWPGTDREAEVEREVAFPDHRAAMHTVVDLVTGADTGVIASSAEINAIGHRVVQGGETLFQSTLIDDDVVEKIRENCHLSPLHNPANLVGIEVARELFAGVPQVAVFDTEFHQTMPAEAFMYPIPYELYEELKIRRYGFHGTSHRYVAQQAAAMLGKAEDEVNLVTLHLGNGCSMAAVRGGKCIDTSMGLTPLAGVMMGTRSGDIDPAILPFLMKEKGLSMDEVDSILNKQSGLKGICGMNDMRDIHSAADKGDKKAALAVDMFVYRIKKYIGAYYAVTGPLDALVFTAGIGENDEIVRARVCANLEHLGISIDPALNAGRKKVATAVQADGSKVAILVIPTNEELAIAKATLSVLK is encoded by the coding sequence ATGAAGATATTTGTAGTCAATTCAGGGAGTTCTTCCCTCAAATACCAGCTTCTGGACATGGATAACGGCGCGGTCATGACCACCGGCCTGGTCGAGCGCATCGGCGACACCATGGGCAAGGTCAGCCAGAAGTCCTGGCCGGGCACGGATCGCGAGGCCGAGGTCGAGCGTGAAGTGGCCTTCCCTGACCATCGCGCGGCCATGCACACCGTGGTCGATCTGGTCACGGGCGCGGACACCGGCGTCATCGCCTCTTCCGCCGAAATCAACGCCATCGGGCATCGTGTCGTTCAGGGCGGCGAGACTCTGTTTCAGAGCACGCTCATCGATGACGACGTGGTGGAGAAGATCCGCGAGAACTGTCATCTTTCGCCTCTGCACAACCCGGCCAACCTGGTCGGCATCGAGGTCGCCCGCGAGCTTTTCGCCGGTGTGCCGCAGGTGGCCGTGTTCGACACGGAATTCCACCAGACCATGCCCGCCGAAGCCTTCATGTATCCGATCCCCTACGAGCTGTACGAAGAGCTCAAGATCCGCCGTTACGGATTCCACGGCACCTCGCACCGCTATGTCGCGCAGCAGGCGGCGGCCATGCTCGGCAAGGCCGAGGACGAAGTGAACCTGGTCACTCTGCACTTGGGCAACGGCTGCAGCATGGCAGCCGTGCGCGGCGGCAAGTGCATCGACACCTCCATGGGTCTGACCCCTCTGGCCGGCGTAATGATGGGCACCCGCAGCGGCGACATCGATCCCGCCATCCTGCCTTTCCTCATGAAGGAAAAGGGCCTCTCCATGGATGAGGTTGACTCCATTTTGAACAAGCAGAGCGGCCTCAAGGGCATCTGCGGCATGAACGACATGCGCGACATTCATTCCGCGGCGGATAAGGGCGACAAGAAGGCCGCCCTGGCCGTGGACATGTTCGTCTACCGCATCAAGAAATATATCGGCGCCTATTACGCCGTGACCGGTCCTCTGGACGCCCTGGTCTTCACCGCCGGCATCGGCGAGAATGACGAAATCGTCCGCGCCCGCGTCTGCGCGAATCTCGAACATCTCGGCATCAGCATTGATCCCGCCCTCAACGCCGGTCGCAAGAAAGTCGCGACGGCAGTGCAGGCGGACGGAAGCAAGGTCGCCATCCTCGTTATCCCCACTAACGAGGAACTGGCCATAGCCAAGGCCACCTTGAGCGTCCTGAAGTAG